From Mycolicibacterium nivoides, a single genomic window includes:
- a CDS encoding APC family permease, translating to MVGAGIFAALAPAAAAAGSGLLIGLAVAAVVAYCNAASSARLAARYPQSGGTYVYGRERLGEFWGYTAGWSFIVGKTASCAAMALTVGMYVWPQWAHAVAVAAVVALTAVNYAGIQKSALLTRVIVACVLAVLAAVVVIIAGSGAADPARLGIGDDVGAGGVLQAAGLLFFAFAGYARIATLGEEVRDPARTIPRAIPIALGIALVIYAVVAVAVLSVLGESGLASAPAPLADAVAAAGAPQWQPVVRAGAAVAALGSLLALILGVSRTTLAMARDHHLPHWLAAVHPRFAVPHRAEVVVGIAVAVLAAVADLRGAIGFSSFAVLLYYAIANVSAWTLRTGNRWSRVVAAVGLIGCLVLAFSLPLASVLAGLVVVAVGVAIYAVRSYT from the coding sequence ATGGTGGGGGCGGGCATTTTCGCCGCCCTGGCCCCCGCGGCGGCCGCGGCCGGAAGCGGGCTGCTCATCGGCCTCGCCGTCGCCGCCGTCGTCGCCTACTGCAATGCGGCATCCTCGGCACGGCTGGCAGCGCGCTACCCGCAGTCCGGCGGCACCTACGTATACGGGCGCGAACGGCTCGGCGAGTTCTGGGGCTACACGGCCGGGTGGAGCTTCATCGTCGGCAAGACCGCGTCGTGCGCGGCGATGGCGCTGACGGTCGGGATGTATGTGTGGCCGCAATGGGCGCATGCGGTGGCGGTCGCCGCGGTGGTGGCCCTGACGGCGGTGAACTACGCCGGAATCCAGAAGTCGGCATTGCTGACCCGCGTCATCGTCGCGTGCGTGCTGGCGGTCCTGGCCGCGGTGGTGGTGATCATCGCCGGATCCGGCGCCGCCGACCCCGCCCGCCTGGGTATCGGCGACGACGTCGGTGCCGGTGGCGTACTCCAGGCCGCGGGGCTGCTGTTCTTCGCGTTCGCCGGATACGCCCGGATCGCCACCCTGGGGGAAGAGGTCCGCGACCCGGCCCGCACCATTCCGCGCGCGATCCCGATCGCGCTGGGTATCGCACTGGTGATCTATGCCGTGGTGGCGGTCGCCGTGCTGTCGGTGCTCGGCGAATCCGGGTTGGCGTCCGCACCCGCACCGCTGGCCGACGCGGTCGCGGCGGCCGGCGCGCCGCAGTGGCAGCCGGTGGTGCGGGCCGGGGCCGCCGTGGCAGCACTGGGCTCCCTGCTGGCCCTGATCCTGGGCGTGTCGCGCACCACCCTGGCGATGGCCCGTGACCACCACCTGCCGCATTGGCTGGCCGCGGTGCATCCCCGGTTCGCCGTCCCGCACCGGGCCGAGGTGGTGGTGGGCATCGCGGTGGCAGTGCTGGCCGCGGTGGCGGATCTCCGTGGGGCGATCGGGTTTTCATCGTTCGCGGTGCTGCTGTACTACGCCATCGCGAATGTCTCGGCGTGGACGCTGCGGACCGGGAACCGGTGGTCGCGCGTGGTTGCGGCCGTCGGCCTGATCGGTTGCCTGGTGCTGGCCTTCTCGCTGCCCCTGGCCTCGGTGCTCGCCGGGCTGGTCGTCGTCGCCGTGGGGGTGGCGATCTACGCGGTGAGGTCGTACACGTAG
- a CDS encoding nuclear transport factor 2 family protein, giving the protein MPKFTRDELAGALDHYTKTVEVCSKTGDWAPFADLFTEDVTYIEHAYGVFEGREAVREWITATMAPFPHMRFPHTWVAFDEENGAIVMEILNVLDHPTEPGREFGFPNVTRLVYAGDNLFSSEEDVYNPNRDAPRTVGAWLKAGGVMLGEVPAAKHA; this is encoded by the coding sequence ACGAAGACCGTCGAGGTCTGCTCGAAGACGGGCGACTGGGCTCCGTTCGCGGACCTGTTCACCGAGGACGTCACCTACATCGAGCACGCCTATGGCGTCTTCGAAGGCCGCGAGGCGGTCAGGGAGTGGATCACCGCCACCATGGCGCCGTTCCCGCACATGCGCTTCCCACACACCTGGGTGGCCTTCGACGAGGAAAACGGCGCGATCGTGATGGAGATCCTCAATGTTCTCGACCACCCGACCGAGCCCGGCCGTGAGTTCGGCTTCCCCAACGTCACCCGCCTCGTCTACGCGGGGGACAACCTGTTCTCCAGCGAGGAAGACGTCTACAACCCCAACCGGGACGCACCGCGCACGGTCGGTGCGTGGCTGAAGGCGGGCGGGGTCATGCTCGGCGAGGTGCCCGCCGCGAAGCACGCCTGA
- a CDS encoding PaaI family thioesterase — translation MTGDSIPRRSEGLSIHSETDVPEALYASITDSVRRLVDATIRSQADLDTVLSAKAKIDAAADELSQSLIPGSYGVQAALDGRPLAWGNAVIGLRNALAPPLVVHYESDGRVWADVTLGAAYEGPAGHVHGGICALLLDHILGATAHKPGQPAVTGTLTIRYEAGTRLGPVRAEAHIDRVEGVKTFAVGHLATSDGVTVRAEGVFFHPRRSAR, via the coding sequence ATGACCGGCGACTCGATTCCACGACGGAGTGAGGGATTGTCCATACACAGCGAAACCGATGTCCCAGAAGCGCTTTACGCGTCCATCACCGATTCCGTCCGCCGACTCGTCGATGCGACCATCCGAAGTCAAGCCGATCTGGACACCGTCCTGTCCGCAAAAGCGAAGATCGATGCGGCGGCAGACGAACTCAGCCAGTCGCTGATCCCAGGTTCCTACGGTGTCCAAGCAGCGTTGGATGGGCGACCCCTTGCCTGGGGCAACGCCGTCATCGGGTTACGCAATGCCTTGGCTCCGCCACTCGTGGTCCACTACGAGTCCGACGGCCGAGTTTGGGCCGATGTGACGCTCGGCGCGGCATACGAAGGGCCCGCCGGCCACGTGCACGGTGGAATCTGTGCCCTGCTACTCGACCACATCCTCGGCGCGACCGCCCACAAGCCGGGCCAACCCGCGGTCACCGGCACCCTCACGATTCGCTATGAAGCCGGCACTCGGCTCGGACCTGTTCGCGCCGAGGCGCACATCGACCGGGTAGAAGGAGTGAAGACTTTTGCGGTCGGCCATCTCGCGACCTCGGATGGCGTCACGGTCCGCGCGGAAGGTGTCTTCTTTCATCCCCGCAGATCTGCTCGATAG
- a CDS encoding flavin reductase family protein translates to MGLDSTATLSSPPQRPGPQDMRAVLGHFCTGIAVITGQDGQRPLGFTCQSVTSVSLEPPYVSFCPSRSSSTWPLIRASGRMCINILADHQQAVCAQFARSSADKFAGVQWSPANNGAPRLHGTLATIEADLEYEHGAGDHTIVVAHVTSLSAHDGQPLLFYRGDYGGFDDRRLDSTTE, encoded by the coding sequence ATGGGACTCGATAGCACTGCGACACTGAGCAGCCCACCCCAACGACCAGGCCCTCAGGACATGCGGGCGGTGCTCGGTCACTTCTGCACCGGCATCGCTGTCATCACCGGTCAGGACGGGCAGCGACCACTGGGTTTCACCTGTCAATCGGTGACATCAGTGTCGCTGGAGCCGCCCTATGTATCGTTCTGCCCGTCGCGATCCTCCTCGACGTGGCCGCTGATCCGAGCTTCCGGCCGGATGTGTATCAACATCCTGGCCGACCATCAGCAAGCGGTATGCGCCCAGTTCGCACGCAGCAGCGCGGACAAGTTCGCCGGAGTCCAGTGGAGCCCGGCCAACAATGGCGCCCCACGCCTGCACGGCACGTTGGCCACCATCGAAGCCGACCTCGAGTACGAGCACGGCGCGGGCGACCACACCATCGTCGTCGCCCACGTCACCTCGTTGAGCGCCCACGACGGCCAGCCATTGTTGTTCTACCGCGGCGATTACGGTGGCTTCGATGACCGGCGACTCGATTCCACGACGGAGTGA